In one Stigmatella erecta genomic region, the following are encoded:
- a CDS encoding sensor histidine kinase: MASQETPSGTDQEAPEHRLSRLEADLQRAQAQLECRNRQFELLALAARDLNSSRQSLDIMRRLVWLAMELVDAAEGVWGRLSDGRMVIMESLWREGKAIEPRHVVFAPNEGVPGHVMVTREPYISNDAARDAQVLSHLQKSRGFYNLIDLPLFARSGELLGCFELHNKKDHQPFTQEDLELLKALRALAGVALENARLAETAQFERRTLEMIVQQIPAGFTLAEAPSGRILYFNAEADRLLGHPALLLRSEAYSPWAAVHPDLTPYRPEEYPLARALHEGKTLQDEEVVLRRSDGTLVYLSVMAAPLRDAEGRISEAVSVFIDISGRKQAERQLEESLACEQVARQEAETALSQLRVERALREQFVLALSHDLRTPLTAAKMSAQLIPRQPDLPGKIYSLAARVRHNIDRADQMITDLLDVNRIRAGQGLPIERTPVELRQVVAGTLEELSTLHGERFLLQGEERVQGCWDARALRRAVENLCGNAIKSGDPAQQVTVSLKQEGGMAELAVHNWGNPISPEEQALLFQSFRRTKSAEASGKKGWGIGLTLVRGVAEAHGGSVSVESTEETGTTFRVRLPAMPPG; this comes from the coding sequence ATGGCCTCCCAGGAGACACCCTCAGGAACAGATCAGGAGGCGCCCGAGCACCGGCTCTCGCGCCTCGAGGCGGATCTCCAGCGGGCCCAGGCGCAGCTGGAGTGCCGGAACCGGCAATTCGAACTGTTGGCGCTCGCCGCGCGGGACCTCAACTCGAGCCGTCAGAGCCTGGACATCATGCGGAGGCTCGTCTGGCTGGCCATGGAATTGGTGGATGCGGCCGAAGGCGTCTGGGGACGGCTGAGCGACGGGCGCATGGTCATCATGGAATCCCTGTGGCGCGAGGGAAAGGCCATTGAACCGCGCCACGTCGTCTTCGCGCCCAATGAAGGGGTTCCCGGCCATGTGATGGTCACCCGGGAGCCCTACATCTCGAACGATGCCGCCCGGGATGCGCAGGTCCTGTCGCATCTCCAGAAGAGCCGGGGGTTCTACAACCTCATCGACCTGCCGCTCTTTGCCCGCTCCGGGGAACTGCTGGGGTGCTTCGAGCTCCACAACAAGAAGGACCATCAGCCCTTTACCCAGGAGGACCTGGAGCTCCTCAAGGCGCTGAGGGCCCTGGCCGGAGTGGCCCTGGAGAACGCGCGCCTCGCCGAGACGGCTCAGTTCGAGCGCAGGACCCTGGAGATGATCGTGCAGCAAATACCTGCGGGCTTCACCCTCGCGGAGGCTCCCTCGGGACGCATCCTCTACTTCAATGCGGAGGCGGACCGGCTCCTGGGGCATCCGGCGCTGCTGCTCAGGAGCGAGGCATACTCCCCGTGGGCCGCCGTTCATCCGGACCTCACCCCCTACCGCCCCGAGGAGTATCCGCTGGCCCGGGCCCTCCATGAAGGCAAGACGCTCCAGGATGAGGAGGTGGTGCTGCGCAGGAGCGACGGAACCCTCGTCTACCTCTCCGTCATGGCGGCGCCCCTCCGCGATGCGGAGGGCCGGATCTCCGAGGCCGTCAGTGTCTTCATCGACATCTCGGGGCGCAAACAGGCCGAGCGGCAGCTCGAGGAGAGCCTCGCCTGCGAGCAGGTGGCCCGGCAGGAGGCGGAGACCGCCCTGTCGCAGCTCCGGGTCGAGCGGGCGCTGCGCGAGCAGTTCGTGCTGGCCCTCAGCCATGATCTCCGCACGCCCCTGACCGCTGCGAAGATGAGCGCCCAGCTCATTCCCCGCCAGCCGGACCTGCCCGGCAAGATCTACTCCCTGGCCGCCCGGGTGAGGCACAACATCGACCGGGCGGACCAGATGATCACCGACCTGCTGGATGTGAACCGCATCCGCGCCGGCCAGGGACTGCCCATCGAGCGGACCCCCGTGGAGCTCCGGCAGGTGGTGGCCGGCACGCTGGAGGAACTCTCGACCCTTCACGGGGAGCGGTTCCTCCTCCAGGGAGAAGAGCGGGTCCAGGGCTGCTGGGATGCGCGGGCCCTGCGCCGGGCCGTCGAGAACCTCTGCGGCAATGCCATCAAGTCCGGAGACCCGGCGCAGCAGGTGACCGTGAGCCTGAAACAGGAGGGGGGCATGGCGGAGCTGGCCGTCCACAACTGGGGCAACCCCATCTCCCCCGAGGAGCAGGCGCTCCTCTTCCAATCCTTCCGCCGCACGAAGAGCGCGGAGGCCAGTGGCAAGAAGGGCTGGGGCATCGGGCTGACGCTCGTGAGGGGCGTTGCCGAGGCGCATGGGGGAAGCGTCTCCGTGGAGAGCACGGAGGAGACGGGGACCACCTTCCGCGTGCGTCTCCCCGCGATGCCGCCCGGCTGA